The stretch of DNA aacactaaacagagcagagaggaagcagcagccattttcatttaatcagtTTGAACACCACAgtagtcttttccagcgtccaatcagatcgctTAGCAGCAGAAATTAAATCCAGTGGGATCATACTCTTCGCACGTACGGCGCTGACGTCATATCCACATGGGTAAAATGCGGCTTCTTgcttccgctttgagttaccatggcagctagaaaagacaaagtcgtatttcagacgcaaacaaaacaatactatgaacattattgtcttcctaatataaagggattttaagttttcatgaaTTTCCAAAcagtcctgaattaagaagatggtggcttgtaaatatccgtcgctaccagttaaagctaacgcagcacagcaaagtttacagccttcacttcactccggatcaacttgttcagcctaaagcagaaggtaaaggagcctcctgtgttatttccatggaatcacttctgtattcagcctgaaagagtttatgggaaccagagagcagaccagaaccagacagccgagctactgatccgcctgtacacactgctggaaacaccgtcctgcttcactaGAAACATGCAAAGGTAATAAATCGaagtaacacggagaccttaaggaactcgaccatgtttttataaaagcaacaactttgaacctgaacagtcagctgacctctgacaccagagctgctctactgttaagctatgggctcgTTGTGTTTCCTCTCTGCGGAAGCAAAAAGCCCGAACCGttaaatccccgttacttggccTCTGTTCAACACAACGACAAtaaataaggtaaaaacattgtccttTACAACAGATTCAAATGTTTAGGACTTAAATGGCACattttgatgagaaaaatgtcagagaatattgcgagataagctaaagctaatgttagccacaaagtttaaagacaGTAAAACTCACCTTAGTATCAGTGAacgtataacgaggcgaacatcttaaaatctttctccagcttattgttGGAGCTTCGGgtcgatgttcatcattaattgttaccttggacaagcacCGAgtgtaaaatgacattttcagcagACCGGAAGCGACCGAGCCACGTCACGCCAAACGCGGAAACTGACGTGCAAAGATCCTGCTGTTAGCGGAcgtgcgtcagatttacggtCGTACCAGAAACACACTAATACAAAGGTTCCAGGTCGGCCATGAAAAATTCAACTGATTGTGTTCATTTTTGACATGTTAAAgtctttgtaattaatttaacgCAGTAGCGTCCCAGTGCTGACAGAAAGATTTTATGTGGTGAAAACCAAcaagcatgtggcgacagtgtgCAGGAACAACTCCTTTGTTTTCAGTTGggtctgttttctgtttttatcagtgAAGCATGTCAACCTGCCTGTTCCTGAAACGTTGTAATAAACTCAACTTCTGCATTTGGTCCTAAACAGTTTGGTCTGGCTTGGTTGGAGCTCACTTTATGAATACAGTATGTGGGTCTGAATGAATCATTGTAATTATataacccaaaaaacaaacaaataacacagtaaaatataacaaataacaTAAACCAGCTGCAGGAGATCTCCTCTAAGTTAAGAGGTTTTATAGTTTAAATGttaagttcagtttttttaaccagataaatgaataaaaccaaccaaatgcatataaatattgatttgagTAATCTAGtaattaaaagaattaaaaaccAATGTGAATCTATACAGTAAATGGTGTAATTGTAAATATGACTGACGTGTTATTATGTTGACTTGTTTTCTTCCTCCTATAAtaacctggcctgatgatgatgatgatgatgatgatgatgatgatgatgatgatgatgatgatgatgatgatgtaatCAGCAGTAATGACTCGGATGTCCTTCATATCGCCTAGGAAACCGGCGCTCATGCAAACGCAGCTGATATTTACATGCTGGGTAGAATCTTCCTGATCCGCTGTGATGCTGCTGGATAAGATTCACCAACATCCTTCATCACTTCATTCATCGCTTCTTTCCTGACGTTGTGCAGATTTTCAATCAAACATTTCAGagttaaaagttacatttggttgtttttaatttagccaaagcttttattcttgcattttaaactttaataatgATCATAAACAGGTTCAATGAAGAACCAGGTTAAAGCAAGTTAATAAGTGACAAGTAACATATTTCcaacaaactaaacatttagtttactGACTATATATTTTTGTCccaactaaacatttagctttgatctaaatatttaccattttaacttgttagctaaatatttagtttgaaactgtgacatgtacaacaagctgaaaatgttcttttgaaaaattaacccatttttttattttatgacaaatttaataaattttaattattaaattaaacattttattatttttagggtAATAAAAACGGCATCccataatttgaaacaaaaacacccatTAATTATTCTAGCTAATCATAAACTTTATTATAAACAGGTTTCACACaggttagaaaaataaacagattaaaatctgGATGTCTGTCGCCCTCTGGTGGAGAGAGTCCAGCATTCAGCTTCCGGTAGGATTTAATGTGAGACCAGAGGAATAAATTTATTAcattcattttgtatttagaTGAGACAAACTTTGTTTCTTCACCTGGCTTGGTGACGTCATCCCCCGTGAGCTGGCTGTAATGACCAGGTtccaccagcagagggcagtgTGTGGATTTGAGGCTCCCCACCAGCAGCCGGAAGTGACGCAACGAGCGCGCGGTGAGCAGAGTGGAGGATCGGTGGGTTTAAATGAGCAGAGGAGCGTCTGGTATCAAACATCAGCCGCCCAGAGGTTAATCAGGCCCCCGCGGTCACTTCCTGCCCCGGCCTGATGGCGGCGCcgccccagcagcagcagcctccgCCCGGGGCGCTCCGGGAGATCTCCCCGGTGTTCCTCTGCAGGATCGGCCAGGAGACCGTGCAGGACATCGTCACGCGCACCATGGAGATCTTCCAGATCACGCGCGCCACGCAGGTGAGAGGCCGCAGGTGTGTCCGGGTGGGGGCAGGATTACCGGGGTTCTGGAGAACCTTAAACCCGACCTTAGCACGTTTCAGGTCCGGGGAGGTTCGGAGGTACCTCGGTGATGCAGAATCTCCTCTGGGTTTTATTTCTGGCGGAGTGAACGGAACCGGTAGAGAAACGGAACCGGTAGAGAAACGGAACCAGGGGTGTACACAGACATTTTGGGGTCGGGTTCTCCAGTGGATAGAAGGACACCTTGTGGTTCTAATGGAACTGCTGACGGGTTTTTAAAAAgcgttctgtttttattttatttttgccagtttatttgaagataaatatttttatctttgatttgatctttaatttaaaaataaaaacagactgtCCAGcttaaatgggaaaaaaaatcttcctgaCTGGTccagctctggttctggttctgacatcTCCCTGTGTGTGACCCAGCTCCCTAACGGAGTGACCCAGAGCCACGCCGTGTACCAGGACCGGTTCGGGAAGCTGCAGGAACACCTGCGGCAGCTCGCCCTGCTCTTCAGGAAGCTGCGGCTGCTGTATGAGCGCTGCGTGgagatgacctctgacctccaggaGTCGCCGACGGAGGTGAGGGCCGAGCCGGACCCGGGTTCTAACAGCGGTATCCGTTAGGATCCGATCCGATCcgtgtggttgtgtgtgttcaGCTCGTCCCGTACGCCGGAGAGGAGCTGGTTCCGGTCCGATCGGAGCCCTGCAGCCCGGCCGTCATCCAGGAGCGCCAGGAGGTTCTGGAGGTGATAGAAGCCCAGTTATCCACTGTTCaccggttctgatccgtctGAGTTCTGgacgggttctggttctgttcatgTTAGCGACCCAACATCAACCTTCAGCCTCTCACAACAAACGATTCTGGACGCTAAAAtgtcccagaaatgattgtgatcaatgataatattgtcattttgaaaccatttaaaacaaatataaaatgtgataATATAAtactgtattattatttataatattaacaatggcataataatgcaagatcaagaaaactttcatttctaaggaaaatttaacactggagccagaaaacatttaaaatgtccaaaataaaagaaaacaaatgaatggattatgaagtttctgtaaccAAAATTAtatgtaaacaataataatcataataatcatAATCATTCAGCTTCGACGGGGAAAACAGGCTAAAGGGGCAGGAAGTGCAGACTAACTACTTACtgggtgtcaaatgtttgcagcgTTTCTCAGAGCGGTGGCTTTTCACTGatattgaattgaattaattgattgtttattgattattgtgacagtgAATTAGCCGATGGGCTCCAGCGTGTTGACGGCTTCCAGAGAGGATCTGAAGTCCAGATTCCTCTTTAGTGTCCAGGTCAGGTCCCTGCAGACGCCTCCGGGGGGCAGCACTGCCTCATCTGCAAACCGTCAACTGGTTCAGAGAACAGAGGCAGGTTATCGATTATCAATCTGAAGGTGATTGATCTTATGATGGACAGTTCTCCATGAGCCCTGACAACCGACCCGCTCAGCGCCAATAACGGCGCCGAATTGAATCATGTGGCGCCTTTTCTCCGTTATTCCCTCTGCTTTGCCTTCGTAGCACATCAGTAGTTTTTGGTTGAGGAGTTGCTGCTTCTCAGCAACATGAAGGTGGAACTTCAGaactttgttcagtttttatatttctaaacagaaccgcatgaagaacattttacatCCCACACCGGACTCTGATTGGACCGTTTCTCTTTCTCGTCCCGTTATGGCCGCCATCTTTGATTCTGCATCAACTGGTTCCTCTGCTTGATGATAACCagcggcgccccctgctggataGCGACAGCACTGAAACGGGTCTGAGCGGGCGTAGTTAAAGAATCAATCAACAATTTATCATCAGtcgattaattgtttttgtaattttgtatgTTCTTATCAAAATGGACATCAGTGAGTCGACCTGGATAACCATCGGCCAAATAATAAAGAACATAGTTcaggtggttctggttctgttggtttggACCCTGGTCTGACCCAGATGTTCTGTTTCCCACAGAAAGTCCGTCAGAAGAACCAGGAGATGAAGTTTCTGATGGACCAGATGAGGAACCTGCTGTGGGACGTCAACGCCATGCTGACCCTCAGGAAGTGATGAAGATGCAtgacctcctcctcctcttcctcaggcaGCTAGTGACTCGGTTTGTTCAGGTGTTTCAGAGCTGGCTGCACTTCCTGCTggcctccagcagggggcgccagtCTCTCCTGTCTTTGTTTCCTCACTGGGAGGCATCTCGCGGTGTTTTTGTAAACTGACGTGCTTTTGTatgaaataaacctttttttaacatgttgagTGTTTGTTCCGTGGTTCCCGTTAATCCCAGCAGGATTCCCGTTAATCCCAGCAGGATTCCCGTTAATCCCAGCAGGATTCCCGTTAATCCCAGCAGGATTCCCAGGACCAGAGCCGCTCCGGCCCCGGGTGGAGCTCGTTTTCCCGGCCGTGTTGATCCGTGTTTCCTCCCACGCCGCAGCAAGTCGAGGACTCGTTCAGTCTGATtcacaacaataacacaaagcTGACTTCCGGCCCGAACCCACCAAACCCGAACCGAACCCAGATTCATCAATCAAGGTGCATTGTGGGTTTTCAGAACCACCATGGTGGCATCGCGTCCTTGAAAATTGGAGCtgaacctgttttttttgtttgataaattaAACTCAGTGGGTCGTttcaacaataataattttaatataattaatttcattatttaatgtGACACTGACGTGGGCTACTGTTTGTAAAGTTAGTCAAAGAATTCATGTAAAATTTTGGgttatttagttttcaatttcattcattcagttttcattcattgttgattttaaactaatttcaaGGTGAATATTCAGTTTATAGATAGGAAATCTAAATATTCAGCCTACAACACATATTTAGCTAACTAAATAATTAGTtccaagctaaatgtttagtttacaaATTATTaggctaaatgtttagtttgtagCCAACTATTCagagctaagtatttagcttcaaattaaatatttaatttgttaatgAAATGGATCGAAActaataatttaatgtaaaacacGGTAAATAAATGAGGGTTTTTCTCTCTGACGCCCTGAATGACCCcgattattgctgttaattcaAAAACTGGCCTCAGATCTGGATCTGAGGCCAGTTTATGAATCCAGATTCAACCCAGATTCATAAACTGGCCTCAGATCCAGTTTATGAACTGAACCCTCTAGAACCCGGCTGAGCTTCGTATTCCAAGAAgctgtttgcttgttttgatCTAATCACAGATTGTGcagaaataaagacatttttatctgtttatccTGAGAGGCTTCTTATTGGACTCTGGTTAGAACCAGAACCCgaacacttcctgttctgtttgGAACAGAAACCCAGATCACAAAACCGGACCTGCATTTAGAACCGCTTTATTGGTTCTgatagaaatcattttattgtttgacaACATTTCCCTGTGAAATAATCAGTTCATTATTATCAACGGCTCCTGCAAAGTTCTGCTGTGGGCTGAGCAGAACCGGTACCGGTCCCTCTGGCGTTCTGTCACCGTCCATCAGAGAAAGTCTTTCACCGTCCACAAGGACTCCTCTATCCATCCAAAACCGCCAGGACCGGTCCGCATGGAGGACTGGACCTGTGCTCATCAGgtcggtccggtccggtccggcgGCTACGCCCGCTCCAGGTCCTTGTACTTCTTCCGGAGGACGGACACCTGGTCCTTGAAGAGGACGGGGTCCAGGCGGAGCTGGGAGTGGACCAGCGGCATGTAGCCGAACCAGCTGGCGAACGTGTTGACGCACTCCTGCCTCTGGGTGAAGTGCTCCGGGT from Xiphophorus maculatus strain JP 163 A chromosome 13, X_maculatus-5.0-male, whole genome shotgun sequence encodes:
- the LOC102218321 gene encoding mediator of RNA polymerase II transcription subunit 30-like encodes the protein MAAPPQQQQPPPGALREISPVFLCRIGQETVQDIVTRTMEIFQITRATQLPNGVTQSHAVYQDRFGKLQEHLRQLALLFRKLRLLYERCVEMTSDLQESPTELVPYAGEELVPVRSEPCSPAVIQERQEVLEKVRQKNQEMKFLMDQMRNLLWDVNAMLTLRK